The Pirellulales bacterium genome includes the window CTGCGAAGCCACGCTGGCCAGCACGTCCAAATCGTCGTTGGTAAAACGGGCCCGTTGATCGAGCGTGTCGATTTGAATCACCCCCAGCACGTTCCCCTCGCCGGTGACCAGCGGCGCACACATCATGGAGCGGATGCGGAAATCGGCAATGCTTTGGCTCAGCTCAAAGCGCGCGTCGCTGGCGGCATCGGCCGAAAGAATGGCATGCCGCTGCTTGACCACCTCGTTAATAATGGTCCGGCTCATCCGGGCGCCTTCCTCTTCTTTTCCCTTGCGCTGCTTAAACGCTTTGGGAATCAACCGGCCTTCGGCCGTGCACAGGACCACAAAACCCCGATCGGCCTGCGCAAAAATGTTGAACAAACTGTCCAGCACCTTCGGCAAAATTTGTTCCAAGGCCGTCGCCTGGCTGAGATTCTGCGTGATCTCGATCAAAGCCCGCAATTTGGTTTCCGGGTTCACCGTCAGCCGCGCGGTATCGGCGCTGGAAGTCAGGTCGATCTTCCACATCACCGTGCTGCTGCGGCTCACCTGGGCATTATCTTCCGTGACTTCAAACGGGCTGGCTTCCAGCGCCGCCCCGTCCCCCGCCGCACCGGCGCCGACCGCCGCCCGAGCGGGCGCATTGTCCGAGTGGAACGCCAGCGTATGATCGCAGATTTTCAACTCATCGCCGTCGTGCAGCGGCTGCGGCGCTTGCACCAATTGGCCGTTTACCAAGGTGCCGTTGCGACTGCGAAGATCTTCGATGACATACTCGCCGTCGATGTACGAGATTTGCGCATGTTGTCGGCTGACGGCTCCCTGATCGAGCACGATATCACACTCTGGATGCCGGCCCAAAATAGATTTTTGCTCAGGCAGGGTCAGCTGCTGACCGGTGCGATCGCCATTCAAATATTCCAAAATGGCCATAAGAGCCCACAAGGTGGCAGGCACCGTAAGGACTAGGGCGCGGTGCAAACAGTTTGCCGCAGCCAAGATCACCCGCGAACCCATCTTGCCGCGCGATCCTCGATTTTACGAAGGCTTCACCGGGAGCGTCAACCGGCGGCAGCGAAGGCAATGGTGGCAATTCTATTGACGCACCCCGACGGCCGCTTTACGCTTAACTGCCCTGAATCGGAGATTCTGGGGAATAGTGTAACGGTAGCACGAATGGCTCTGGACCATTTAGTCTAGGTTCAAATCCTAGTTCCCCAGCTTTTTGCCACACAAAACCCATGCTTTGGCGACACAAATGCCACACAGGGAACTAGGTTGTCAACGCAATCACTATAGAGTTTGCATGGCATTAGGACACCAATTCACTCGGTCCGATAAGTGGATTGCTTCCGAAGTGTCTCTTAACAACTGCAAAACGCTGGTAAAATCGACCTCGTTATCAATCGCTACTCTGTGTGAATCCGGCTAGAACACAATCTGGCTGATTGTTTTTGTACTCTCCGGATTTCAAATCACAGCTTCCATATAGGGACGGATTACGTTCGTCATGCGGCACACTTTGGCAGCCTTCCAAAGTTCGTCGCTGCTGGCCAGCTTTTTGCGCCAGCAGTCACGCAGCGCTTCCAGTGCCACATCCAGTCCCACTTGGTTGCGGAATTTGAAACAGTCGGCCACCGTCTTGGCGGGAGAGTAAATCTTCACGTCTACACCGTCAATCCGATGGGCTTGAATGCCGAAGCGCTGCGCCGCATCAGCATATCGCACAATCCGCAGTGGCGGATACTCGATTTTCGGCGGGCGAGTTTTTTTGGGGATTGCCAGCCAGATCTGATGCGGGTTTTCCGTGGTCATCTCGTGAAAGGCCAGCGCCCAGCAGGCGGACCACTCCTTGCGGCGTTCGTTTGGCGACCTCGGCGAGCCGCGCGAAACGGCTCGGCTTAGCAATTCGCCTTCTTTATTGGCCGGGAGGCGGTTGCCACAACTCGATCTTATTCTCCTCGGGATCGATGACCCAGGCAAACGTACCGTATTCAGATTCGTCAATCTTGTCGAGGACGTTGCAGCCCTCTTCTTTAAGAACCTTGACAAGACCGTGAAGGTCTTCGACACGATAGTTGACCATAAAGGATGCCTTGCTTGGAGCGAAGTGGTTGCTTTCCGTAGGATCAATCAACCAGGCAGTGGTCCCAGCGGTGGGTTTGCCCTCCGCATCGGTCCAGTTGAAGGCTGCACCTCCCCATTCCTGCACGTCGATGCCGAGGTGACGCTTGTACCAGGCCTGCAACGCAGGCGCGTCTTTAGCCTTGAAGAAGATGCCGCCGATGCCAGTGACTCGCTTCATCTCGACCTCCCATAACGCGTGGTTTGAAAGTGCTTTCTGCGGCCTGACTTGTAATCATCTAGCCAGATTACGGAGACATTAAGCGCCCATGGATTCCTATATCCTGAAGCATTACAAGCGCACGAAGTTGGCCCGCAGTGGGGGCAACCATTCCATTAAGATACGAATGGTCGTGCCTTTGCACCCTGTTCCGTTCCGAAAGGCCTATCGGGCATACACGAGAGGCCGTCAATGACAGATTATCCAGTGCGTTGGTTAAGCGATGCATAAATTTATATTTGGCTGGAAATAGAAAGAAAATCATTTCGTGTTCAAACACGCCCATAAAGTTTCACGAATCTCCCTCAGCCCGCGATATTGCGCCAATTCATACTCCGTTGCGGCGACAACTAAGGCGATTGCGCACATCGGCAACAGCGACTGGGCAACTCTGGCGCAGTTCCACGTTGTCGTTGCGACGAAGCTGATGCCACCGATGAAAGTGACAGCTATGATCAACAAAATGCACAAAATTACTCGGCTCAGTGATTTGGAACTCCAAATCGGTCCGTACAGAGCATCACGCGTTTTATAGTAAAGCAGACCAAGCACAAATTGAACCGTCGGCATAAATGTTAGGACTGCCGCCGTGGTCCGAACAATTTCCCACGATACTCCTCGCCAACCAGAGAAGTATGCTGTGGCCCCAATGCTGACGAAACACACGACGGCCAGGATGATGAATGACTGTAGCGACTGACGAAACATAAATTGCGCGGCTGATTCCGGCGCGCGCCAGCCGAACCAGTTTTCGACGTAGCGCCTGCGGCGCTCGGACACGGGCAAAACTGCTGCCAATTCCTGGGCCAATTCTGACGGATCACCGAAGCGGCTGGCCGCTTCTTTCATCGCCGCCGCTGGATTGTGCAGTCGTTCGTACTCTTCGCTATAGATTGCCGTTAAATGCGCGAACAGTTCCTCACGTGCGTCCTGTTTCCAAGCAGTGCCTGCCGGCACGGGGCCAACGGCGCGTTCCACCAATTGCATTCGTTCCCGAAAATTGCGAAATACTCCCTCGATGACCTGACCAATATGCTGACCCAGGTTTTGCAAAACTCGAGGGGCCACGCCTTCCCGCTCGCGATATAGCCCTAGAAGCAGATGCTCGGGGTCGATGGACGGAACGTTCATGAAAGCGGCCTCGTCGCAGGCGAATTCGATGGCGCGTTGTGCCCGGGTCGTCATAGGGAGCGCGCCGGTAGCGATGCGTTTCGGACCGCGTTGGGCGAGCCGTTCGATCTCTTGCCGAACCTCAGCTGCAGCGATGCCCAATGTCTTGAAGGCGTCGATTACAATGGCAGAGCCTATTTGAATAAGCCCTAAGAGGATGTGTTCCGTGCCGACGTATTCGTGATGTAAATCACGCGCTTCGAGTTCAGCCCGGCCCAGAACCTTCTTTGCTGCTTCTGAAAAGTTGTTAGCCATCTCGTTTTGCTCCTAGCAACTCGTCTCGCGAATTGGTCTGTAATAGGGTCTTTATTCAATCAATTAAGATGATCAGTTTTGCGCTGGCTTAGCCGTCAGCGCGATGAGTCCATCGGCAAGAGTCCCGCGCCACGTTTGATAATCGTGTCCGCCGCTGAATTCGGAATACTGCACGGCGTATCCCTTGGCCTCTAGGACATCCCGAAAACGACGGTTTTCAGCGAGCAAGCTGAAAGGAAAACTGTCTTCGAACCGCCCCGCTTCAAGATAGAACCGAATCGGCTGCTGCGGCGCCATCGCATATTGGCGCGTCAGCCAACCCGGTTCCGCGCCAGGTGGAATCGATTCCCCAAGGGCACCGGGAAACCATTGATAGGACCCGGATTGTGATAACACGTTACCGAATACCTCCGGGTAACGAAGTGCACAGAATGCCCCCATCAGCCCTCCCTGGCTCAGACCTCCTATGATCGTGTTTTTTGGATCGGCACTAACGTGATACGTGCTTTGCAACCAGGGGACCAATTCCTTAGCGATAAAGTCGGCAAACGGTTCCGAGCAAGCCAACTCTGTTGCGCGATTTTGTGAAGCGTGTGTCACGAATACCGCCACCAGCGGTGGAATTTTGCCCTTGTCGATCAGGTTATCGAGAATTGTCGGTCCCGGGATCTCATCGCTTGATTCATAAGACGGCCCATCAAACAAAATAAGCAGCCCAGGCTTCTTTGCGTCGCTGTCGGGTTTCGCAGGAGTGTAGACCGTCAACACGCGCTGCTGTTTTAGGATTTCGCTTTGAAACTTCCGTTCCGCCAATTGCCCCTCAGGCACTTCGGGAATTCGTTCGAGCCACGGTTGGTGGGGGGCTGCGGGCATTTCCAGTAGCGATTTCAAGCTCGACTGGATCGTCACCTCATGCGGATTCAAGGGATCGAGTTTGGGTACCAATCGCAGCATCAGTTTGAACTGACTTAGTTGGTCTTCTGGCAGATTCGTAGGCCAGTTAATTTGAAATGAATATGCGAACCGAGCATCATTCG containing:
- a CDS encoding SpoIIE family protein phosphatase, whose product is MAILEYLNGDRTGQQLTLPEQKSILGRHPECDIVLDQGAVSRQHAQISYIDGEYVIEDLRSRNGTLVNGQLVQAPQPLHDGDELKICDHTLAFHSDNAPARAAVGAGAAGDGAALEASPFEVTEDNAQVSRSSTVMWKIDLTSSADTARLTVNPETKLRALIEITQNLSQATALEQILPKVLDSLFNIFAQADRGFVVLCTAEGRLIPKAFKQRKGKEEEGARMSRTIINEVVKQRHAILSADAASDARFELSQSIADFRIRSMMCAPLVTGEGNVLGVIQIDTLDQRARFTNDDLDVLASVASQAAFAIENARLHERQLQQQKVQADLNAARQVQKSLLPTAPPMVEGYQFFDFYEAANEVGGDFYDYVPLRDGRVAVVLADVSGKGVAAALVMAKLSAEVRYSLASEPTAAEAVNRINESFCSAGWEGRFATFVLALLDPKTNMVTLVNAGHMPPFVRHGVGKVEEVAPEISGLPLGVTDGFTYDAAELTLAPGEVITLFTDGISEALNPDNELYTLERLKAQEEKDAENAATLGRTILDDVKRHANNRAQSDDMCLVVFGRDA
- a CDS encoding VOC family protein; translation: MKRVTGIGGIFFKAKDAPALQAWYKRHLGIDVQEWGGAAFNWTDAEGKPTAGTTAWLIDPTESNHFAPSKASFMVNYRVEDLHGLVKVLKEEGCNVLDKIDESEYGTFAWVIDPEENKIELWQPPPGQ
- a CDS encoding Clp protease N-terminal domain-containing protein; amino-acid sequence: MANNFSEAAKKVLGRAELEARDLHHEYVGTEHILLGLIQIGSAIVIDAFKTLGIAAAEVRQEIERLAQRGPKRIATGALPMTTRAQRAIEFACDEAAFMNVPSIDPEHLLLGLYREREGVAPRVLQNLGQHIGQVIEGVFRNFRERMQLVERAVGPVPAGTAWKQDAREELFAHLTAIYSEEYERLHNPAAAMKEAASRFGDPSELAQELAAVLPVSERRRRYVENWFGWRAPESAAQFMFRQSLQSFIILAVVCFVSIGATAYFSGWRGVSWEIVRTTAAVLTFMPTVQFVLGLLYYKTRDALYGPIWSSKSLSRVILCILLIIAVTFIGGISFVATTTWNCARVAQSLLPMCAIALVVAATEYELAQYRGLREIRETLWACLNTK
- a CDS encoding alpha/beta hydrolase-fold protein, whose amino-acid sequence is MIKIRLFRESIRWIVMLLLFPIQLPIEVIRAEEPVKTAKESSNQVASDPQRQHVISIDPKLLDTYVGQYELGPNAILVLDRERQHLFAQITGQPRLEVFPESETKFFWKIVEAHFTIQQDEKGQVIGLVLGQGADKLTAKKISKAILPEEDFREPSESLKSPHLAALAKELKNGDHVVVEQFWKNLQEKAPLIEPIPDDPHDSWVTFVWRGNDKTHRVGLSGGLPTGEKDKPLAHLDGSDIWYRTERIPNDARFAYSFQINWPTNLPEDQLSQFKLMLRLVPKLDPLNPHEVTIQSSLKSLLEMPAAPHQPWLERIPEVPEGQLAERKFQSEILKQQRVLTVYTPAKPDSDAKKPGLLILFDGPSYESSDEIPGPTILDNLIDKGKIPPLVAVFVTHASQNRATELACSEPFADFIAKELVPWLQSTYHVSADPKNTIIGGLSQGGLMGAFCALRYPEVFGNVLSQSGSYQWFPGALGESIPPGAEPGWLTRQYAMAPQQPIRFYLEAGRFEDSFPFSLLAENRRFRDVLEAKGYAVQYSEFSGGHDYQTWRGTLADGLIALTAKPAQN